In Jatrophihabitans sp., a single window of DNA contains:
- a CDS encoding GAF and ANTAR domain-containing protein, with product MTAGQTLQDLVEAFTSLEPHLLEPGPTDDVLQTITSKGVRVVPGAEHSAITRGRPGNFKTVAATSDLPLKVDSIQYEFGYGPCVDAIIDNTTYVTGDLPSEERWPGFGKRAAEELGVISMLSFRMFLEDDDLIAGLNFYSSKPDAFDEHAQTIGLLLATHGALALSALRRGETAAHLARALSSNREIGVAMGVLMAQHKISRDQAFDLLRITSQHTHRKLSDIATDVADTGTLELPRLQ from the coding sequence ATGACCGCGGGACAGACACTGCAGGACCTCGTCGAGGCGTTCACCAGCCTTGAGCCGCACCTGCTGGAACCGGGCCCCACCGACGACGTGCTGCAGACCATCACCAGCAAGGGCGTGCGAGTGGTCCCAGGCGCGGAGCATTCGGCGATCACCCGCGGCCGGCCAGGGAACTTCAAGACGGTGGCGGCGACCAGCGACCTGCCTTTGAAGGTTGACTCCATCCAGTACGAGTTCGGCTACGGTCCCTGCGTCGACGCGATCATCGACAACACCACCTACGTCACCGGCGACCTCCCCAGCGAGGAACGCTGGCCCGGCTTCGGCAAACGTGCCGCCGAGGAACTCGGTGTGATCAGCATGCTGTCGTTCCGGATGTTCCTGGAAGACGACGACCTGATCGCGGGCCTCAATTTCTATTCCAGCAAGCCGGACGCCTTCGATGAGCACGCCCAGACGATCGGTTTGCTGCTGGCCACCCACGGCGCGCTGGCCCTGTCTGCGCTGCGCCGCGGCGAGACGGCCGCCCACCTGGCCCGGGCCCTGTCCAGCAACCGCGAGATCGGCGTGGCGATGGGCGTGTTGATGGCACAGCACAAGATCAGCCGGGACCAGGCCTTCGACCTGCTGCGCATCACCAGCCAGCACACCCACCGCAAACTATCCGACATCGCCACCGACGTCGCCGACACCGGCACCCTGGAACTGCCCCGACTCCAGTAA
- a CDS encoding DoxX family protein: MLLVRALARPLLAASFVTGGVSTLRKPARGVAAADRVVAPLISRVPQLSNTEQVVKIDAAAKVVAGAMFATGRLPRLSAAVLAASLVPTTIADHPFWEERDPIRRTQQRHQFMKSAGLLGGLLLAAVDTEGRPSLGWWARRTPQVLGHAATGLRRDTELALQSASHTLRDKLPV, encoded by the coding sequence ATGCTTCTGGTACGCGCGCTCGCCCGTCCTCTGCTCGCCGCCTCCTTCGTCACCGGTGGCGTCAGCACCCTGCGTAAGCCGGCCCGAGGGGTGGCCGCCGCCGACCGGGTGGTGGCTCCTCTGATCAGCCGGGTGCCGCAGCTGTCCAACACCGAGCAGGTGGTCAAGATCGACGCCGCCGCCAAGGTGGTCGCCGGCGCCATGTTCGCCACCGGCAGGCTCCCTCGCCTGTCGGCTGCCGTGCTGGCCGCCAGCCTGGTGCCGACCACGATCGCCGATCACCCGTTCTGGGAGGAGCGCGACCCGATCCGGCGCACCCAGCAGAGACACCAGTTCATGAAGAGCGCCGGGCTGCTCGGTGGGCTGCTGCTCGCTGCCGTCGACACCGAAGGCCGGCCCTCGCTGGGTTGGTGGGCCCGACGCACCCCGCAGGTTCTCGGCCACGCCGCCACCGGCCTGCGTCGCGACACCGAGCTCGCCCTGCAGTCGGCGAGCCACACGCTGCGGGACAAACTGCCGGTCTGA
- a CDS encoding FAD-dependent oxidoreductase: MDPVIVIGAGIAGISCARALADAGLATLVLERDQRPGGRMASAECAGRPVDTGASYFTVSDDRFEAVVRDWQRRGLARPWTDTFEVYADRTWRRSSGPLRWAADAGLQTLVQDLADTADVRVERTEARLVSPGGSGRLAVDGRPAAAVVLAMPDAQARAILHPDLAAERAGLHARFEPVLALSAGWPERSWAQLDGVFVNGDERLSWIADDGSRRGDGAPVLVAHSTPSWAASQLEQPGRPAQSDQSAEPAGAAEAAEAAEAAEAAGAAGAAEAMLQALSEVLGITTPPSWTRLDQWLHGKPAAGRAACFQLWPSLVGVCGDSWSQRPRVEAAFLSGLRLGEALAARLPR, translated from the coding sequence ATGGACCCGGTGATCGTGATCGGCGCGGGAATCGCCGGCATCTCGTGCGCCCGGGCGCTTGCCGACGCCGGCCTGGCGACGCTGGTGCTCGAGCGCGATCAGCGCCCGGGCGGGCGGATGGCCAGCGCTGAGTGCGCCGGGCGCCCGGTCGACACCGGCGCCTCGTACTTCACGGTCTCCGACGACCGATTCGAGGCGGTGGTGCGGGACTGGCAGCGGCGCGGCCTGGCCCGGCCCTGGACCGACACCTTCGAGGTCTACGCCGACCGGACCTGGCGTCGCAGCAGCGGCCCGCTGCGCTGGGCCGCCGACGCCGGTCTGCAGACGCTGGTGCAGGACCTGGCTGACACCGCGGACGTGCGGGTCGAGCGGACCGAGGCCCGGCTGGTGTCCCCCGGTGGCTCGGGACGGCTGGCGGTGGACGGCCGGCCAGCGGCCGCGGTGGTGCTGGCGATGCCTGACGCGCAGGCCAGGGCGATCCTGCACCCGGATCTGGCCGCCGAGCGGGCCGGGCTGCACGCGCGGTTCGAGCCGGTGCTGGCGCTCAGCGCGGGCTGGCCGGAGCGGAGCTGGGCCCAGCTGGACGGCGTCTTCGTCAACGGCGACGAGCGGCTGTCCTGGATCGCCGACGACGGCAGCCGGCGCGGTGACGGGGCGCCGGTGCTGGTCGCCCATTCCACCCCGTCCTGGGCGGCGAGTCAGCTCGAGCAGCCAGGCCGGCCCGCGCAGTCCGACCAGTCCGCCGAACCAGCCGGGGCCGCCGAGGCCGCCGAGGCCGCCGAGGCCGCCGAGGCCGCCGGGGCCGCCGGGGCCGCCGAGGCGATGCTGCAGGCGCTGAGCGAGGTGCTCGGAATCACCACGCCCCCGTCCTGGACGCGCCTGGACCAGTGGCTGCACGGCAAACCAGCCGCTGGACGGGCGGCCTGCTTTCAGCTGTGGCCGAGCCTGGTCGGCGTCTGCGGCGACAGCTGGTCGCAGCGGCCGCGGGTGGAGGCTGCGTTCCTGTCCGGCCTGCGGCTCGGCGAGGCGTTGGCAGCCCGGCTGCCACGGTGA
- a CDS encoding VOC family protein has protein sequence MSITTAYSHVRLTVTDIGRSRAFYEQVFGMPVALEAPEGADEATLERLSFLYGGVIYRVGTALFGLRPGAPAGDRFDESRVGLDHLSFLVEGLSDLEGFARSLEEMGVAHAGVKDIGVAHILEFRDPDNIALELYAWKPRGPRSDQDR, from the coding sequence ATGTCCATCACGACCGCCTACTCCCACGTCCGTCTGACCGTGACTGACATCGGACGGTCCCGGGCCTTCTACGAGCAGGTGTTCGGGATGCCGGTCGCCCTGGAGGCGCCCGAAGGCGCCGACGAGGCGACCCTCGAGCGGCTGAGCTTCCTCTACGGCGGCGTGATCTACCGGGTCGGAACGGCCCTGTTCGGACTCCGTCCGGGCGCGCCGGCCGGCGACCGGTTCGACGAGAGCCGGGTGGGGCTGGACCACCTCAGCTTTCTGGTGGAGGGCCTCAGCGACCTGGAGGGCTTTGCCCGGTCGCTGGAGGAGATGGGGGTGGCGCACGCCGGAGTCAAGGACATCGGGGTAGCCCACATCCTGGAGTTCCGCGACCCGGACAACATCGCCCTGGAGCTGTATGCCTGGAAGCCCCGAGGACCCCGGTCCGATCAAGACCGCTGA
- a CDS encoding DUF3817 domain-containing protein, with amino-acid sequence MTGTSTTTTAGQRGLSGAFLRYRILAFLTGVLLILLVFLALPMKYLADNEGPVSLIGTAHGFLFMAYLVTALDLGIRLRWAWLKLGLVMLAGTVPFASFVAERRAHAEVRARLG; translated from the coding sequence GTGACGGGCACCAGCACCACTACGACCGCCGGCCAGCGCGGTCTGTCCGGGGCGTTCCTGCGTTACCGGATCCTGGCCTTCCTCACCGGCGTGCTGCTCATCCTGCTGGTCTTCCTGGCCCTGCCGATGAAGTACCTGGCCGACAACGAGGGACCGGTCTCGCTGATCGGCACCGCGCACGGCTTTCTGTTCATGGCGTATCTGGTGACGGCTCTGGACCTCGGCATCCGGCTGCGCTGGGCCTGGCTCAAGCTGGGCCTGGTGATGCTGGCCGGCACGGTCCCGTTCGCCTCGTTCGTCGCCGAACGCCGGGCCCATGCCGAGGTCCGCGCACGCCTGGGCTGA
- a CDS encoding sigma-70 family RNA polymerase sigma factor, translating to MPPPEQDLDAITLSALRARAGDSEAATAFVRACQGDVWRLCAHLGSPRDAEDLTQETFARAFSSLHRFAGRSSARTWLLSIARRVCADAIRTRRPCTPVAELEPPGRGADPAETVSLRMLLDSLDPPFREAFTLTQVLGLSYAEAAEVVGCPVGTIRSRVARARDALVAGLGESGSRAARGAG from the coding sequence GTGCCACCGCCAGAGCAGGACCTCGACGCGATCACGCTGTCAGCGCTGCGGGCTCGCGCCGGTGACTCCGAGGCCGCCACCGCGTTCGTGCGGGCCTGCCAGGGCGATGTCTGGCGGCTTTGCGCGCATCTGGGCAGCCCCCGCGACGCCGAGGACCTGACCCAGGAGACCTTCGCCCGCGCGTTCAGCTCGCTGCACCGCTTCGCCGGCCGGTCCTCAGCACGCACCTGGTTGCTCTCGATCGCCCGGCGGGTCTGCGCCGACGCCATCCGCACTCGCCGGCCATGCACCCCGGTCGCTGAGTTGGAGCCGCCCGGACGCGGCGCTGACCCGGCCGAGACGGTGAGCCTGCGCATGCTGCTCGACAGCCTCGACCCACCGTTCCGCGAGGCCTTCACGCTGACCCAGGTGCTCGGGCTGAGCTACGCCGAGGCTGCCGAGGTGGTCGGCTGCCCGGTGGGCACAATCAGGTCCCGGGTGGCCCGCGCCCGCGACGCGCTGGTGGCCGGCCTGGGTGAGAGCGGCAGCCGGGCCGCCCGCGGCGCCGGCTGA
- a CDS encoding zf-HC2 domain-containing protein produces the protein MSCAPYREAASARLDGEVTDMPSVVLDEHLARCQECSTWLEAATRAGRLLRVSGDTPPDLSELILPDARLPAARLWRRRRALQVGLVLLAGLQLALSAPAVWGESIGMAAMHLGGAHQAHESAAWNVAVGAALLAVALRPARAGGTTPILLVFVTVLAVLSVPDLLSGAVTGARLGSHAGVVLGLLLVAALARAERVPGPGRPATRADGHSSSRSLPWRHRGAA, from the coding sequence ATGAGCTGTGCGCCTTACCGAGAAGCCGCCTCGGCACGACTGGACGGTGAGGTCACCGACATGCCGAGCGTAGTGCTGGACGAGCATCTGGCGCGTTGCCAGGAGTGCTCTACCTGGCTGGAGGCCGCTACCCGCGCGGGGCGGTTGCTGCGCGTGTCCGGCGACACCCCACCGGATCTGAGCGAGCTGATCCTGCCCGACGCCAGGCTGCCGGCCGCCCGGCTGTGGCGTCGCCGGCGCGCGCTTCAGGTCGGGCTGGTGCTGCTGGCCGGCCTGCAACTGGCGCTCTCGGCGCCGGCGGTGTGGGGCGAGAGCATCGGCATGGCCGCGATGCACCTGGGCGGCGCGCACCAGGCGCACGAGAGCGCGGCCTGGAACGTCGCGGTCGGCGCCGCGCTGCTGGCGGTGGCGCTGCGCCCGGCCCGGGCAGGCGGCACCACTCCGATCCTGCTGGTGTTCGTGACGGTGCTGGCGGTGCTGTCGGTGCCGGACCTGCTGAGCGGGGCGGTCACCGGCGCCCGGCTGGGCAGCCATGCCGGGGTGGTGCTCGGCCTGCTGCTGGTGGCCGCGCTGGCGCGTGCCGAACGAGTGCCCGGCCCTGGCCGGCCGGCGACCCGCGCCGATGGCCACAGCTCGTCCCGCTCGCTGCCGTGGCGGCACCGGGGGGCCGCGTGA
- a CDS encoding copper resistance protein CopC: MRRLLPALLAVLALAVLSALWAAPASAHTVLVSSDPANGSRLTQSPTAVTLRFNEQVGLELGYLRVTDSTGRRVDSGSAGHPGGVGSSVSAPLQPGLGEGSYLASYRVTSADSHPVAGVIRYVVGDGPLGAGGEASASAPVDPAVQTGRALSHWLSFAGVGMAGGSWLVFSLWPAGRRRRSIRALVWTGWSLAGLGAITEYLLEGPYAAGTGLASVGDLTLLDASLHSEVGQFLSLRVLLLGILGIVLTVLFSEKERAGGDVPADDLGPDDDLGPDDALVGGGALAGGGALAGGGAWEVPSWSPGAAVGLGFGVLITFAATGHAQSSSPHELWVLVDALHLSAMIVWLGGVVALLVAGLGRGGGEQADRDADRAQLSAALPVFSKVALVCIATLAVTGTLQAWREVGAIEAITGTRYGQLVLVKVALFGGVLGLGYLARRAVQRRAASEAGPGSPSEAGPASEPASEVRPAFEPSEAGPGSLRGLRRTLLSEVAIGALVLAATAVLISQPPGKVALAAEQSKPRHATVQVSAQTQALVDVEPGVHGNVRITVRLNGGPPATGVTATASLPAKQLGPIPVRLQAAGAGNYTSTAVLLPAAGVWELSLTIRTSEFDSTVAVAKVEVS, translated from the coding sequence GTGAGGCGTCTGCTGCCCGCTCTGCTGGCAGTGCTGGCCCTGGCAGTCCTGAGCGCGCTGTGGGCCGCGCCCGCCTCGGCGCACACCGTGCTGGTGAGCTCTGATCCGGCCAACGGCAGCAGGCTCACCCAGTCGCCGACGGCGGTGACGCTGCGGTTCAACGAGCAGGTCGGGTTGGAGTTGGGCTACCTGAGGGTGACCGACTCGACCGGGCGGCGGGTCGACAGCGGCTCCGCCGGCCATCCCGGCGGGGTGGGCAGCTCGGTCTCGGCGCCGCTGCAGCCCGGTCTGGGCGAGGGCAGCTACCTGGCCAGCTACCGGGTGACCTCGGCCGACTCGCACCCGGTGGCGGGTGTCATCCGGTACGTGGTGGGCGACGGCCCGCTGGGCGCCGGCGGTGAGGCGTCCGCTTCGGCCCCGGTCGACCCGGCGGTGCAGACCGGCCGGGCGCTCAGCCACTGGCTCAGCTTCGCCGGGGTGGGGATGGCCGGCGGCAGCTGGCTGGTGTTCTCGCTGTGGCCGGCCGGCCGGCGCCGCCGCTCGATCCGCGCGCTGGTGTGGACGGGCTGGAGCCTGGCCGGCCTCGGCGCGATCACCGAGTACCTGTTGGAGGGGCCCTACGCCGCCGGGACCGGGCTGGCCAGCGTGGGCGACCTCACCCTGCTCGACGCCAGCCTGCACAGTGAAGTCGGCCAATTCCTGTCGCTGCGGGTGCTGCTGCTGGGCATCCTGGGGATAGTGCTCACGGTGCTGTTCAGTGAGAAGGAGCGGGCCGGCGGCGACGTGCCGGCCGATGACCTGGGGCCTGACGATGACCTGGGGCCTGACGATGCGCTGGTCGGCGGCGGTGCGCTGGCCGGTGGCGGTGCGCTGGCCGGCGGCGGTGCGTGGGAAGTGCCCAGCTGGAGCCCCGGGGCAGCGGTCGGTCTCGGGTTCGGCGTTCTGATCACGTTCGCCGCGACCGGGCACGCCCAGTCGTCCAGCCCGCACGAGCTGTGGGTGCTGGTGGACGCCCTGCACTTGAGTGCCATGATCGTCTGGCTGGGCGGCGTGGTGGCGCTACTGGTGGCCGGGCTCGGTCGCGGCGGTGGCGAGCAGGCCGACCGCGACGCCGATCGGGCGCAGCTGTCGGCCGCTCTGCCGGTCTTCTCCAAGGTCGCGCTGGTCTGCATCGCCACCCTGGCGGTGACCGGCACGCTTCAGGCGTGGCGAGAGGTGGGGGCGATCGAGGCGATCACCGGCACCCGGTACGGCCAGCTGGTGCTGGTCAAGGTGGCGCTGTTCGGGGGAGTGCTCGGGCTGGGTTACCTGGCCCGGCGGGCGGTCCAGCGAAGGGCGGCGTCCGAGGCAGGGCCGGGGTCGCCGTCCGAGGCAGGGCCGGCGTCTGAGCCGGCGTCCGAGGTGAGGCCGGCGTTCGAGCCGTCCGAGGCAGGGCCGGGGTCGCTGCGGGGGTTGAGACGGACGCTGCTGAGCGAGGTGGCGATCGGCGCCCTGGTGCTCGCCGCGACCGCGGTGCTGATCTCGCAGCCGCCGGGGAAGGTGGCGTTGGCAGCCGAGCAGAGCAAGCCGCGGCACGCCACCGTCCAGGTGAGCGCCCAGACCCAGGCGCTGGTCGACGTCGAGCCGGGAGTGCACGGCAACGTCCGAATCACGGTGCGGCTCAACGGGGGCCCGCCCGCGACCGGCGTCACCGCCACCGCCAGCCTGCCGGCCAAGCAGCTCGGGCCGATCCCGGTGCGATTGCAGGCGGCCGGAGCCGGCAACTACACCTCGACCGCCGTGCTGCTTCCGGCCGCCGGCGTCTGGGAGCTGAGCCTGACCATCCGCACCTCCGAGTTCGACTCGACCGTCGCGGTGGCCAAGGTCGAGGTGTCCTGA
- a CDS encoding copper chaperone PCu(A)C, translated as MVLVKRFPLSLIAAILLTVTGLAGLARGTEPTATAADAAASQGSQGPIVVSGAYVREPANGINAAAYFTLSNTTDAAESLTAVTSGAGALTTLHTDSMRQSAALTIPARGSVTLSPGKGHVMIEKLYGPLKAGQSVNFQLTFAKSGQLLLTAPVIAVTAPAPTAQAPR; from the coding sequence ATGGTTCTTGTGAAGCGTTTTCCGTTGTCGTTGATCGCGGCGATCCTGCTGACCGTGACCGGGCTGGCCGGGCTGGCTCGCGGCACCGAGCCGACGGCGACCGCCGCTGACGCCGCCGCGTCGCAGGGGTCGCAGGGGCCGATCGTGGTCAGCGGCGCCTACGTCCGAGAGCCGGCCAACGGGATCAACGCGGCGGCGTACTTCACGCTCTCCAACACCACGGACGCCGCGGAGTCGCTGACGGCGGTCACGTCCGGCGCCGGCGCGCTGACCACCCTGCACACCGACTCGATGCGGCAGAGCGCCGCGTTGACCATTCCGGCGCGTGGCAGCGTCACCCTCTCACCCGGTAAGGGACACGTCATGATCGAAAAGCTCTACGGCCCGCTCAAGGCCGGTCAGAGCGTCAATTTCCAGCTGACTTTCGCCAAGTCGGGGCAACTGCTGCTGACCGCCCCGGTCATCGCGGTGACCGCGCCGGCGCCGACCGCGCAGGCGCCTCGATGA